GCTGATAAAGAAGAAGCATATCCGTAACCAGAGCATGCTGGCGGGATATGCTTCTTTTTGTGTTCGAGATTTATTTCATAAAATCAATAAGCCTGTGATGCCGCTGGCAATGCCGAGAACAATCACAGCTGCGGTAACAAACAGCAGAACTTTTCTTGGAAATGACCGGGATACCATGAGCAGCGAAGGCAAGCTTACAGATGGCAAGGTGATCAGGAGCGCCGCTGCGGGACCGGTTCCAAGTCCGAACGAGAGGAGCGTCTGAATAATTGGAATTTCGGCCGCCGTCGGAATGACGAAGAGCATGCCGGCAATCGCAAAGCCGGCGATGACGAGCAGGCTGTTGGAGCTAGTTTCGCTGACCGCTGGAAACAACCAGGCTCGTGCTGCGCCAAGCACAAGAACGGCTATTAGGTAAGAAGGTACAAGATGAATGATCATTGACCAGACACTGCTGAGCCACCTCGTTAGCATCGTGCCTGTCTGTTCCTCTTCCTGTAATCGTGCGGTTTCCTTTGTAATTTCCTTAGGCAGCTCGGCATTTGCAGCAAATCTATTGGCCATGTAGCTGACGCCGAACGTTAAAAGAAGTCCGAACACAAGCCGGATGAGCGTGAATTTCCAGGACAAGACGAACGTCATGAAGACCAGTGTTGCAGGATTAATCGTCGGATTGCCAAGCCAGAAGGCGAGCGTGGAGCCGACAGATGCGTTCTTTTTCCGCAAGCCGACAGCAATTGGAGCCGCACAGCATGTACACATCATGCCTGGAATGGATGCGAGACCGCCAGCAACGGTGCTGCCGAACGAGGTCTTGCCGAGTACGCGGAACAGCCAGTTTGCAGGGATCAATACTTGAACAAGAGAACCGAGCAAAATGCCTAAAACCGCTGCTTTCCAAACTGATTTATAGTAGGCCAGAGCATAATCCCAAGCGGACTGCCATGATGGAGCCGGCGCTACTTGGTTTTTACCGGATACGATGGAGGATCCGATGGTGTGCTTAGTTGCGGCATCCAACGCTTTATGATAATAGGGCCACCACTTTACATAGGTAAGACCGACAAAGGCAACAATTAGAAAAATGATAACAAAAAATGCGATTTTTTTGTTATCGGGATACATTTTCGTGCTGGAACTTCCGGTATGTGTCATGTGCTCCTCCGTCATTAGGTAATCGCATTACAAATCGGTTATCATTATAGCACATCAAGCTGATCTAAAAAAAACATACCTAATACGATAACTTCGAGAGGAAGGATCTACATGTCTGCAACTGAAAAAATCAAGCTAACCTCCTACTCAACCAAGGGAGGATGCGGTTGTAAAATCGGGCCTGGTGACTTGTCCCAAGTCATTCGTTCCCTGCCTCCTGCCGTCGCTAATCCCAATCTTCTTGTCGGAATTGATACAAGTGATGACGCGGGTGTTTATCAATTGACGGATGAGCTGGCGCTAGTCCAAACCGTCGATTTTTTCACGCCGATTGTTGATGATCCGTATTCGTTCGGACAAGTTGCCGCGGCGAATGCGATCAGTGATATATATGCGATGGGCGGCAAGCCCCTAACCGCGCTGAATATCGTTGCTTTTCCGATCAAAACGCTCGATAAACAGGTGCTGGCGGACATCCTGCGCGGAGCCGGAGACAAAATGAACGAGGCCGGTATCACCCTTGTCGGGGGGCATTCCATCGATGATAATGAGCCTAAATTCGGATTAGCCGTGACAGGACTTGTCCATCCGCAAAAGGTACGCACGAACGCCGGCGCGAAACCTGGGGACAAATTGATTCTGACGAAACCGATCGGTGTAGGCATCTTGACGACCTCCATTAAGAAAGACAAACTGACGGAAGCAGAAATCCAGCGTGTCACCTCTGTCATGGCAACGTTAAACAAGACGGCTGCGGAGACGATGGAGCCTTATGAAGTGCATGCATGCACGGATGTGACCGGGTTTGGACTCATCGGCCATGCGCTGGAGATGGCTAAGGGAAGCGGCGCAGGCGTTCGGATTACGGCAGGTAACGTTCCGGTATTGCCAAGAGTACGTGAGCTGGCAGAGGAAGGATTCGTGCCGGGCGGCACGAAGAATAATTTTGCCCACGTTAAGGATTCCGTTACGTTCCCGGAAACGCTGGATCAGGTGGGACAATGGATCTT
This genomic window from Paenibacillus hexagrammi contains:
- a CDS encoding permease, with protein sequence MTHTGSSSTKMYPDNKKIAFFVIIFLIVAFVGLTYVKWWPYYHKALDAATKHTIGSSIVSGKNQVAPAPSWQSAWDYALAYYKSVWKAAVLGILLGSLVQVLIPANWLFRVLGKTSFGSTVAGGLASIPGMMCTCCAAPIAVGLRKKNASVGSTLAFWLGNPTINPATLVFMTFVLSWKFTLIRLVFGLLLTFGVSYMANRFAANAELPKEITKETARLQEEEQTGTMLTRWLSSVWSMIIHLVPSYLIAVLVLGAARAWLFPAVSETSSNSLLVIAGFAIAGMLFVIPTAAEIPIIQTLLSFGLGTGPAAALLITLPSVSLPSLLMVSRSFPRKVLLFVTAAVIVLGIASGITGLLIL
- the selD gene encoding selenide, water dikinase SelD, producing MSATEKIKLTSYSTKGGCGCKIGPGDLSQVIRSLPPAVANPNLLVGIDTSDDAGVYQLTDELALVQTVDFFTPIVDDPYSFGQVAAANAISDIYAMGGKPLTALNIVAFPIKTLDKQVLADILRGAGDKMNEAGITLVGGHSIDDNEPKFGLAVTGLVHPQKVRTNAGAKPGDKLILTKPIGVGILTTSIKKDKLTEAEIQRVTSVMATLNKTAAETMEPYEVHACTDVTGFGLIGHALEMAKGSGAGVRITAGNVPVLPRVRELAEEGFVPGGTKNNFAHVKDSVTFPETLDQVGQWILCDAVTSGGLLIAVEGQQAEELLANLQQAGVEASLIGDVTSEHPGRIVVI